One window of the Cryptomeria japonica chromosome 7, Sugi_1.0, whole genome shotgun sequence genome contains the following:
- the LOC131046496 gene encoding borneol dehydrogenase, mitochondrial-like has product MYQVRSSPSPFLQSVTFIHCNVSKEQDVSAAVDLAMEKHGKLDIMLNNAGVGDRHRSSVAEYEMEQFEDPMNANVKGVMHGIKHAARVMIPKRKGCIISTGSTAGIMGGTAPHAYTASEHAIIGLTTNGAAELGRYGIKSNCVSPSFVATRTAIDCVGKGKDEVEAWGCSVGNLKGTILKAEDIAEAALYLASDESKYSPLHARYSSYGYNMWLHFSDMTEYNGWERWHVLYGGGRGIAHPNARECSTIEDDGQNKRSLLALAKAARKPR; this is encoded by the exons ATGTACCAGGTTCGAAGTTCGCCGAGTCCCTTTCTTCAATCGGTTACATTCATCCACTGTAACGTAAGCAAAGAGCAAGACGTGAGCGCAGCAGTGGATTTAGCCATGGAAAAGCATGGAAAACTGGACATAATGTTAAATAATGCAGGTGTTGGAGATAGGCATCGAAGTAGTGTTGCAGAGTACGAGATGGAGCAATTTGAAGACCCCATGAATGCAAATGTAAAAGGAGTAATGCACGGCATTAAGCATGCAGCCCGCGTTATGATACCCAAGAGAAAAGGGTGTATAATTTCTACAGGCAGTACTGCAGGGATTATGGGAGGAACTGCACCTCATGCATACACGGCCTCAGAACATGCAATTATAGGCTTGACTACAAATGGTGCTGCTGAGCTTGGGAGATATGGTATCAAAAGCAATTGTGTTTCTCCTTCTTTTGTTGCAACCAGGACTGCAATTGACTGCGTAGGAAAAGGAAAGGATGAAGTGGAGGCGTGGGGTTGTAGCGTAGGCAACTTGAAGGGAACCATTCTTAAAGCGGAGGATATTGCAGAGGCCGCTCTGTATTTGGCCAGTGACGAGTCTAAATAT TCGCCATTACATGCACGATATAGCAGCTATGGATACAACATGTGGTTGCACTTCAGTGATATGACTGAATATAACG GGTGGGAGCGTTGGCATGTTCTATATGGCGGAGGCAGAGGCATTGCGCACCCCAATGCAAGAGAATGCTCGACTATAGAGGACGATGGCCAAAATAAAAGATCTCTGTTAGCATTAGCTAAAGCAGCCAGGAAACCAAGATGA